In one window of Kosmotoga pacifica DNA:
- the rapZ gene encoding RNase adapter RapZ, translating to MAERNMIILTGMSGAGKTSALKFLEDFGFFCVDNVPPAVFRDLYEILKRGEMDNLAVVIDVRAISKFGKAETLIDEIKKSQSNLGDVAVKIIFLDADDEIIGYRYGKTRRAHPLMKDYSLLEAIRKEREMMKPLMEIADEVINTSNMDMKEMYERLLDAIKKELHEIPPIRVIIESFSYTNGIPQDANLVFDVRFLPNPYYISGLSELTGKDAKVSAFLEKFERLGEYFSAIKKICDITVEEFGLSGRNQIKIAVGCTGGKHRSVYIAEKLYRAMQDESRNVTLRHRELQRI from the coding sequence ATGGCGGAACGTAATATGATAATATTAACGGGGATGTCTGGAGCGGGAAAGACTTCGGCATTGAAGTTCCTCGAAGATTTTGGCTTTTTCTGCGTAGATAACGTTCCACCAGCTGTTTTCAGAGATTTGTACGAGATCCTGAAGCGTGGTGAGATGGACAATCTCGCCGTAGTTATTGACGTAAGGGCCATTTCTAAATTCGGGAAAGCGGAAACACTCATCGATGAGATTAAAAAGTCCCAAAGCAACCTTGGAGATGTAGCGGTGAAAATTATTTTCCTCGATGCCGACGATGAAATCATCGGATATCGGTACGGAAAAACAAGACGGGCGCACCCTTTAATGAAGGACTATTCTCTGTTAGAAGCCATCCGGAAAGAACGAGAAATGATGAAACCTCTAATGGAGATCGCAGACGAAGTTATCAACACATCGAATATGGACATGAAAGAGATGTATGAACGGCTCCTTGATGCGATAAAGAAAGAGCTGCATGAAATACCTCCAATACGGGTTATTATAGAAAGTTTTAGCTATACAAATGGCATTCCACAGGATGCGAATCTCGTTTTTGATGTACGTTTTTTGCCCAATCCGTACTATATATCAGGTCTGTCTGAATTAACAGGAAAAGATGCCAAGGTCAGTGCATTCTTAGAGAAGTTCGAGAGACTAGGAGAGTATTTTTCAGCCATAAAAAAGATTTGCGATATCACTGTAGAAGAATTTGGTTTAAGCGGGAGAAATCAGATAAAAATAGCCGTTGGTTGTACCGGTGGTAAACACAGATCAGTCTATATTGCAGAAAAATTGTATAGAGCGATGCAAGATGAAAGCAGAAATGTGACCTTAAGACACAGGGAACTCCAGAGAATTTAA